The Spiroplasma litorale nucleotide sequence TATGTTGATTTAATATTCCCAACCAAATTTGTTGAAGGTAAAGTAACTACTTCAACTTTTAATATAAATAAAGAAGTAATTAAAGTGGAAAATTTTTCTAATAAAATTGATTTTTTGCAACAAAAGTCAACAAATATTATAAAATATTATAGAAATAATGTTTGTGAGGAAAAACAAATAATGGAATTAAACTGGTATTGTACTTATCAATTTATTAACTTACTAGAATTAAATGGATTTAAGTATTTAAATAAATATTTCAATTTTGAAAAAAAATATAAAAAAGAGTTTAATACAATTACTATTATTTCTCAAAAGAAAGAAGGAATATAATGAAATTAGCAGTTGACATTGGTGGTACTTGCATTAGGTTAGCAATAATTGATGGTAAAAAAATTATTTGTAAAGAATCAATTATTTCTGAACCAAATAATTTTGAAAAAAATTTTGATGAAATTACGAATATAACAAAAAAATGAAATTATGAAATAGATTATATTGGAATATGTTGTCCAGGTCCATTTGACCCAGATACTGGAATTATTATTAATTCTAATAATTTACCAGGTTGAAATGGTTTACCACTTAGAAAAAGATTTGAAGAAGCTTACAAAATTAAAAATATAAAAATGAACAATGACGCAAATATAGCTGCCCTTGGTCAGTATGTAGTAAGAAATAATTTACATTCATTATTATATTTTACAATTTCAACAGGTATTGGAGCAGGGTTTGTTTTTGATGGAAAAATACTAAATGGTTATAAAAATACAGCATTAGAAATTGCAAATGCAATACCAGATTTAAGTGCTGAAAATATAACTAAGTCAGGGATTGAGTTTATTGCAAGTGGAAGAAATATTTTTAATAATTTAAGATCAGAAGGAATAGAAATTAAAGATACTAAAGAAGCTTTTGATATTTATTATAAAAAAGATAATAAAATAGTTAATGCATATTTTGAGTACATTGAAGAAAAATACATACAGTTTTTCTCTACTGCTATTTACTTTTTCAATCCTGAAATAGTTGTAATCGGTGGCAGTGTTGCAATGAATAATAAAGAGTGATATGAAAAGATATTTGATAAAGTGATTGAAGTTACAAAAGATATTGGATATAAAACAAAACTTGAATTTGCAACAGATTTAGATGATTCTACATTACTTGGTTGTGCAATGATGTAATTCTTTAAAAAATAAATATATATTTTATATGATATTATTATAAAAATCTAAAATATTTTAATAACAATATCATTTTTTTTGTTTCAAATAGTGTATAATACTAATTCCTACTTTAAAAACCTTAAAAAATAGTGTATAATCAATTTAAATCTAATTTTAGGGGGTAATTTATGGCATCTAACAATTCTGAAAGAAAACCTAGAGATACAAAAAAAGTTGATCAAAATAAAAATGAAGTTGAATATGTATATCAAAAATTTGGGCAAAAAGCTTTAGCGCTTATAAATAAATATAATCTTCAATCTGATGAAAGTTATAAAAAATTAATATCTTCTTTTGAAAGAATAGATTCATTACCAAAAGATGATCCAAGAAGATTTAATCTTATTGATCTTTGAGAATCTGAATTTAATAGAATATTCAAATTCTTTTGAGAAGGCCAAGTTAATACAAGTAAAAAAAGCAACCCAAATTCAGGTAGCCAAATTGATGGATGAAAAGATAGACTTGATGTTAAACCTGTTTCAATGTCTCCAAGCCAAAAGAGACAAGACTTGTTAAACAGATTAAGTGGTGGAAATAAAACCATTAATAGAAACACAAGAGAAGATATACTTAATAGAGCAGGTTTTCAAAGTCAAACAAAAGTAGAACAATTTAACTTTACAGCTACCCCCAAAACAGGTAGAAATTTACATGAAATTGAAAATATTTTAAATGATTTAGATACCACTGTTACAGGTACATTAGAACCTGAAAGTTTCTTGAAAAGTGGATATACAGCTGAAAAAAACTCTTATATAGATGATTTGGACTCAACCATTGATAGCGATTTTGATTTTGATGAAGAGACTAAAATTATGACTTCAGAAGCTGTGCCAGACCCAAATTTAGAAGAATTTGTAAAAGGTAACAATGATTCATTGTTTAGTGCAAATAATAACTCAAATGCAAATTTATCAAATACAACACAAAGTTTTGAAACTAAGGTTGAAGAAAATAATGGTTATGTTGCTAGTGAACAAATGAGCAGAGAAGAATTTAATACAGTAAACAAAATTGATTATGATGAAAGTTATGTTAGATCATCAGATGAAACTGTTGCTGCATTAGAATTGGGTCTAGACTTTTTCCAAAGAAACCTTGCTGATGGTTTCTATGATAAAGAAAAATTAACTCCAAAAAATGATGATTTTGAACCTTTTAAATATACACAAAAAGATGAAATGATAAATCCATTGAAAAAAAATGTTCTTTCAAAAGATGGTTTTGAATTTTCAAGAAACGAAGAAAGATCTGAATTGTTTGGTAGAAAAGAGAACAATCAATTAATAGAAACTTCAGAAACTAAAAAACCTTATCATGAAATAAAACCAATCGGTCATTATCCAATGAAATATGATGTTTTAAAAAGACCATCTATGAAAGAACTTTTAGATGATCATCAAAATCAATCAAAAGCAATTGATGAAATGACACAAAAAATTGAGTTTTTAAGAGAATTAAGAAATGAAAGACGTCATAGAATTAATTTATTAAAAATAGAACGTGCAAACAGTTATATAGTTGCAAGATCTAGAAAAATTGCCGAAGCAAGAGAACTTAGACGTATTAAAAAACGTGAAGAAATCAACTTGAGAGCTATTCAAAAAGCAGAGAGATTGAGAAGACTTCAAGAAAGACAACGTCTAATTGAATTAATGAAAGAACGTCAAATGAAAAGAACTGAGGAAAAAAGAATAGCCACAGTTCTTAGACTTGAAAGAGAAAGACGTCTTGAAAGAGATGCTAAAAACAGAGCTGAAATTGCAAGTATTGATGCTCAAATTAGATATGAACAGGAAATGATTAAAAAAACTGAATTAAAAATGAAAGCTTACTTTACTAGAGTTCATGATGATGAATTATTTGATGAATCTTTAAAAGCAGCAAGAAAAACAGATAAATATAAATCAATTGAAGAAAAAGCTTTAGAAATTCAACAATTAGAAGATCAAAAAAGAAAAGATAGAATTGAAAAAATTAGTAAGAAATTTACTAAAAATATCAAATAGTTATAGGCAAGTTTATTAATAACTTGCTTATTTTAATAAAATGTTATATCTGTTTTATACTTTTAAATTTAATGATAAAATTATATTTATAAGTACATTAAAACTTAATTATTATTCTTTTCGTTACGGAGGCTTATATGGTTACAAAAAATATAAAGAATAAATCAAGCAAAAAAGTGAAAAAAAATTTAAATGAAAGCAACATGTTTAAGTTGATTTCGGATAAGACTAAATTAAGAGTAAAAGGTCTAATTGAAAAAAGATTAACTACAAAAACTATTTTAATTTTTGCACAGGAATATGAATCATACGACCCAGAAATTAGAAAAGAATTAATGGCATATATTACTTTCTTGTTTAATGAAGAGGAAGAAAAATTCCATAAAGATTATAAAAAAGTTATGGACCCAAGAGCTCAACATTTACAACAAATTAGATGACTAGAGCTAAGTGAAAAACGTGAAAATATTAAAAAAATTCAAGAGATTCTAATTAAATCAGATCCTGAAATCGTAGAAAAAAACTTGAAAGTTAATACAAAACCACCTGTTGAAGAAGAAAAAGAGAACCTAGATAAAAAAACTAAGAAATCTAAACCTTTAAAAATAAAAACAGAAGAAACTAAAATTGATAAAATGCTTAGAGAAGCTCAATTACGAGAAGAAAATGAAGCTGTATTAAGACAAAAAAAATTAGAACAAGAAAAATTAAAAAAAGAACAGGCTGAAAAAGAAAGATTATTAAAAGCTAAAAAAGCAAAAGAATTAAAAGAGAAAAAAGCAAATACAAAACCAAAATCTATTGCAAATGATTCTAAAAAAACAGAAACAAAAACTGTAAAACCTAATACTGAAGAAATTGAAAAAGCAAAATTAATTGAAAATATTTCTTTAGAAAAAAATGAAGTTAAAAATAAAGAATTAAATCAAAATACAATTCAAAAGGAAAAAGAAATTAAAACTTCAAAAGTAGATAGAAACTATGAAAGAGAACAAGCTGAAAAAGAAAAACTTTGAAAAGAACTTTACGGTACTTCTAGAAACGAAAATAACAAAACTTATTCAGAATCTGATAATACAACTACTAAAAAATCATTTGTACCGACTGATAAAACACCTACTTTAGACTATGATGAATTAACACATTTTATTATTTGTGGAAGATCATTTGACTTTGATGAATATTCTAATCCAAGTAATAGATATTTTAACTTTTGAAGAAAAATGGCAAGAAAATTCAGAATGTCTAATCTAACAGTTTGATTAAGTTTGAATACTTCTAAACAACCCAAACTACTTAAAAAAAGATTGAAAATACAGAAAAAAATTGAAAGAAAACTTAATATTAGCTCAAATAATTCAAAAACTAAAAGTATTGTAGAAAATAAAATCAACAAAAAAGAACTAAAAAAACAAGAAGCAATAACAAAAAATGAATCTATTGAAGTTAATGAATAGTTCATTTTTTTTGATTTATGTTAGATAAAGTTTTTATTATAACCTTAGCTTCTTTTTTGTTATTTATTTTATTATTATCTATAATTGTTATTTTTTATGTTAAATCTATTAAAAATAAAATTTATTATAATGAAAATATTGATAAAGATTTTATTTTTAAAAAAACAATTCAAAGAAAATGGTGAGTTAGTAAGAAGGGTAAAATTGAAAATTTTTGAAATATTACACAAAATAAAAAAGTAGATTTAAAATTATTGGGTATAAAAGAATACTTTAACAAAAATTTTTGCAATTCAAACTATTTATTTGTTTGAAGGAAATTGTATAAAAATTTTGGTTATAAAGTTGCGCAAAACATAGTAAATAAATTAAAAAACTATAATAACATCATCGAAAACCTATGGTTTAAGTTTTATAAACCAAAATTAAATAATAGATTAAAGAAACTAAAATTAAACTTACAGTCACCAGAATATTTTTTTTATAAATATTATTTTCTTTTTATTTATAAAAGTCGTGAATTAATTGTAAATCAAATTATAACCAATATATTACCTGCAATATTAAAAGAGGAGTTAACTAAAGAGACTTTAAATGAATATGAAGAATTTATAAATATAAAAAATATTGACCCAGATTATTGCATTAAGAATGCTTATTTGTCAATAAAAAAGGACTTATTATTATTGTTTGAAAGAATCAATTATGAATGTGATTTAGAAATCTCTAATAAAGGTAAAGAATATGCAATTGATTATAGTAATATAAATATAATTTTTGATATAATACCCATTGAGCATTTAAGTAAAATTATTTTTAATCAAAAATTTATAAAACTAGCAAAAAAGTTTAAAATAAATATGAGTGAAAGTAAAAAACAAGATATTGAAGAACTTATCGATAAGTTAAAAATAAATAAAATTGATTATGATGAAAAACTATTAAACAAATATATTAAATAATTGATAGGAGTAACTATGAACTGTTGTAAATGTAATGTTGAAACTATTAAAAATTGTATTTGCGCAATTCAAAACTGTGAATGCAATATTAATAATCTTGCAGATTGTTGATGTTGTGTTGAGGATATGTGATTAAAGTTAGTAGACAATAATAACTCTTTTAAATATTTGACAAACATTTTAGAAGAAGCGATTAAAAATAAAAAAATTGAAAAAATTGTAAGAGAAGAATTTTCTCAATTAAAAAAAGATATTTTTAGTAATAAAAAACAAAAGAGTAAAACTATTAACAAAAGTTATTTGGACTTGATTGAAACCAATATCGATCCAGTTTTAGTAGTTCAATCATTTCATGCAAATTTGATTACAAAAATCATTTATTTTGTAAATGAATTAAATTATTATTTAGAAATAATAAATTTAGTTGTTGAAGTTTTTCCAAGTTTTAATATTTCAATAGATTATGAAAAAATTGATCAATATATTAATAGTGTCGACAAGATATTGCCATTCATTGTTAATGAATTTAAAAGCATAAAAAAAGAAATTGATAACTCATTTGAATATGAAATGTTGAAAGCTAAGTTATTTGATTTAGATGAATTAGTTATTAGAATTAAGGATAAGATAGAAGTTAAAACAATATATAATAATAAATAATTTGATATAATTAAAAAAGTTCATTACAAAGGAGAAAAAAAATGAAATTTAGTGCAAAAAAAGAGTTAGAAAAAGGTCAAGGTTATTGAACAGTTATTATTGAAGGTGAAAAATGAATTGAAGCAGTTAAAAAAGGAAAAAACAAAGTTGCTTCAACTATTACAATTCCTGGTTTTAGAAAAGGAAAAGCTCCAAAAGACAAAATAGAGAAATTTGTAACACCAGTAAAATATTTAAATGCTGCTTTACAATCAATTATTGATAGTGCATGAAAATTTGCATTAGATCAAAATTCTGATATTAAACCTTTTAATTCGCCAGTACCAACACCAAAAAAAATTAATGATACTTATTGTGAAATTGATTTTATTTTTGATTTAAAACCTGAAATAAACATTAAAGATTATAAGGGAATCAAAGATAAAGACCTAGTTAAAGAAGAAGTTAAAGTTTCAAAAGAAGATTTAGACAAAGCAATTGATCAATATAGAGAAAGATTTGCAATGGAAAAAGATAAAGATAAAGCCGCAAAAATTGAAAAAGGTGATGTTGTAACATTTGATTTTGAAGGATTTATTGACGGAGTTGCATTTCCAGGTGGCAAAGGACTTGATTTTAAACTTGATATAGGAAGCGGTAAAATGGTGCCGGGCTTTGAAGATAAAATGATTGGTAAATCAATTGGAGAATCTTCAATTGAAGTAACTTTTCCAAAAGATTACACACCAGAATTATCAGAAAAAAAGGCTGAATTTAAATTAAATATTAAATCAATAAAAGAAAAAATACTGCCAAATAAAGATGATGAACTTGCAAAAGATTTAAATATTCCAGAAGTTAAAACCTTCAAAGAATTACAAGATTATGTAAAAAAACAAATTAAAGAGCAAAAAGAAACACAACAAAAAACAATTTTTGTAAATAAGGTAATTGAATTAATATCTAAAAACTCTACTATTGAAATCCCTAAATCGGTTATAGATAAAGAAGTTGATAATTTATACAAAGAATTTGAAAATAAAGTTCAAAGTCAAAAATTAACTATGAAAGATTATAAAAAACAAACTGGTTTAACTGATGAAAATATTCGTGAAGAGTTAAGAAATGATGCAATTAAACGATTGGAAAGTTATTTAATTACTGATAAAGTAAGAAATACAGAAAAATTTGAAATTACTGAAGAAGACATTAATAATAAGTATTCTAGTTTGGCAAAATCATTTGGTGTTGAGCCTGACTATATTAAAAATAATTTACTTCCAGTTGACAATATAAAAGAAGAAATAACTAAAGAAAAAATAATCAATTTCTTATATGAAAATAATGGTTAAAATGTGAAAAATCACATTTTTTTTATTTTTTAGCACTTAATGGTTGCAAGTGCTAAAAAATATGTTATTATATTTTTGACCAAAGGAGGAATAAAATATGTCAAATCAAAGATTACCAATGCTAGTGACTAGAGGAAGTTATGTTTATCCAACATTTGAACAAATTCTTGAAATAGGGCGTGATAAAACTACACTCGCAGTAAAAGAAGCGGTTGAAAAATATGATGGACAAATTTTAATAGTTTCACAAAAGAAACCTTTAGAGGACGACCCACTTATAAAAGATTTATACGCATTTGGTATTTTAGCAAATGTAAAAATTAAAAAAGAATGAAAAGATGGTACATTAACAGT carries:
- a CDS encoding ROK family protein, with the translated sequence MKLAVDIGGTCIRLAIIDGKKIICKESIISEPNNFEKNFDEITNITKKWNYEIDYIGICCPGPFDPDTGIIINSNNLPGWNGLPLRKRFEEAYKIKNIKMNNDANIAALGQYVVRNNLHSLLYFTISTGIGAGFVFDGKILNGYKNTALEIANAIPDLSAENITKSGIEFIASGRNIFNNLRSEGIEIKDTKEAFDIYYKKDNKIVNAYFEYIEEKYIQFFSTAIYFFNPEIVVIGGSVAMNNKEWYEKIFDKVIEVTKDIGYKTKLEFATDLDDSTLLGCAMM
- the tig gene encoding trigger factor encodes the protein MKFSAKKELEKGQGYWTVIIEGEKWIEAVKKGKNKVASTITIPGFRKGKAPKDKIEKFVTPVKYLNAALQSIIDSAWKFALDQNSDIKPFNSPVPTPKKINDTYCEIDFIFDLKPEINIKDYKGIKDKDLVKEEVKVSKEDLDKAIDQYRERFAMEKDKDKAAKIEKGDVVTFDFEGFIDGVAFPGGKGLDFKLDIGSGKMVPGFEDKMIGKSIGESSIEVTFPKDYTPELSEKKAEFKLNIKSIKEKILPNKDDELAKDLNIPEVKTFKELQDYVKKQIKEQKETQQKTIFVNKVIELISKNSTIEIPKSVIDKEVDNLYKEFENKVQSQKLTMKDYKKQTGLTDENIREELRNDAIKRLESYLITDKVRNTEKFEITEEDINNKYSSLAKSFGVEPDYIKNNLLPVDNIKEEITKEKIINFLYENNG